Proteins encoded by one window of Desulfocurvus vexinensis DSM 17965:
- a CDS encoding saccharopine dehydrogenase family protein has translation MKKVLIIGAGGVGQVVAHKCAQVPEVFGEIMLASRTKAKCDAIAAGLPRPIRTAQVDADNVPELVALIKSFGPDLVLNVALPYQDLHIMDACLETGTHYLDTANYEPLDEAKFEYKWQWAYQERFRQAGLMALLGSGFDPGVTNVFCAYAQKHLFDEIHVLDIIDCNAGDHGQPFATNFNPEINIREVTARGRYWERGEWLETDPLSWSMTYDFPEGIGPKKCFLMYHEELESLVRNLRGLRRARFWMTFSDNYLNHLKVLENVGMTRIDAVDYQGQQIVPLKFLKAVLPDPGSLGPLTKGRTCIGCLMRGVKDGREKTVFIYNICDHEEAYREVGSQAISYTTGVPAMIGAKMMLTGAWTGAGVFNMEQLDPDPFMAALGVHGLPWVVREL, from the coding sequence ATGAAGAAGGTTCTCATCATCGGCGCCGGTGGCGTCGGCCAGGTGGTGGCGCACAAGTGCGCCCAGGTGCCCGAGGTCTTCGGCGAAATCATGCTCGCCAGCCGCACCAAGGCCAAGTGCGACGCCATCGCCGCCGGGCTGCCCCGGCCCATCCGGACCGCCCAGGTGGACGCCGACAACGTGCCCGAGCTGGTGGCGCTCATCAAAAGCTTCGGGCCCGACCTGGTGCTCAACGTGGCCCTGCCCTACCAGGACCTGCACATCATGGACGCCTGCCTGGAAACGGGCACCCATTACCTGGACACCGCCAACTACGAGCCCCTGGACGAGGCCAAGTTCGAGTACAAATGGCAGTGGGCCTACCAGGAGCGCTTCCGCCAGGCCGGGCTCATGGCCCTGCTGGGCTCGGGCTTCGACCCCGGCGTGACCAACGTGTTCTGCGCCTACGCCCAGAAGCACCTCTTCGACGAGATCCACGTCCTGGACATCATCGACTGCAACGCGGGCGACCACGGCCAGCCCTTCGCCACCAATTTCAACCCCGAGATCAACATCCGCGAGGTCACGGCCCGGGGGCGCTACTGGGAGCGCGGCGAATGGCTGGAGACCGACCCGCTGTCCTGGTCCATGACCTACGACTTCCCCGAGGGCATCGGCCCCAAGAAGTGCTTCCTCATGTACCACGAGGAGCTGGAGTCGCTGGTGCGCAACCTGCGCGGCCTGCGCCGGGCGCGCTTCTGGATGACCTTCTCCGACAACTACCTGAACCACCTGAAGGTGCTGGAAAACGTGGGCATGACGCGCATCGACGCCGTGGACTACCAGGGCCAGCAGATCGTGCCGCTGAAGTTCCTCAAGGCCGTGCTGCCCGACCCCGGCTCCCTGGGCCCGCTGACCAAGGGCCGCACCTGCATCGGCTGCCTCATGCGCGGGGTCAAGGACGGGCGCGAGAAGACCGTGTTCATCTACAACATCTGCGACCACGAGGAGGCCTACCGCGAGGTCGGCTCCCAGGCCATCAGCTACACCACGGGCGTCCCGGCCATGATCGGCGCCAAGATGATGCTCACCGGCGCCTGGACGGGCGCGGGGGTCTTCAACATGGAGCAGCTCGACCCCGACCCGTTCATGGCGGCCCTTGGCGTCCATGGCCTGCCCTGGGTCGTCCGGGAGCTCTAG